In the genome of Osmerus mordax isolate fOsmMor3 chromosome 15, fOsmMor3.pri, whole genome shotgun sequence, one region contains:
- the abcd3a gene encoding ATP-binding cassette sub-family D member 3a isoform X2, with amino-acid sequence MAAVSKYLTAKNSSIAGGVLLVLYILKQRRRAAKLKGKKGSSEVLLNNEKDSKKDRAAVDKDFILRIFRILRIMVPRFFCKETGYLLLIAAMLVTRTYCDVWMIQNGTMIESGIIGRDINLFKKHFYFYIAAIPGIALVNNFLKLGLNKLKLRFREKLTKHLYDEYLKGYTYYKMGNLDNRIANADQLLTQDVEKFCNSVVDLYSNLSKPLLDIGLYIFKLTSAIGAQGPASMMAYLLVSGLFLTRLRRPIGKMTVTEQRFEGEYRYVNSRLITNSEEIAFYNGNLREKQTIHATFNKLVDHLHNFIFFRFSMGFVDSLIAKYLATVVGYLVVSRPFLNPSDTRHLTSTHSELLEDYYQSGRMLLRMSQALGRIVLAGREMSRLSGFTSRITELMKVLKELNSGTYERTMVNQPNNGELEAEEKVTLIPGGGQIVNMDNIIKFERTPLATPNGDVLIKDLNFEVRSGTNVLVCGPNGCGKSSLFRVLGELWPLFGGQLTKPERGKLFYVPQRPYMTLGTLRDQVIYPDTYDDQKRKGISDLVLKEYLDNVQLGHILDREASWDTVQDWMDVLSGGEKQRMAMARLFYHKPQFAILDECTSAVSVDVEDYIYSHCRTVGISLFTVSHRKSLWKHHEYYLHMDGRGNYEFKPITEETVEFGS; translated from the exons ATGGCGGCCGTCAGTAAATACCTGACAGCTAAAAACTCCTCCATAGCTGGCGGTGTCCTTCTAGTTTTATACATATTGAAGCAAAGAAGACGAGCGGCCAAGTTAAAAGG taaAAAGGGAAGCTCCGAAGTATTGTTAAACAATGAA AAAGACAGCAAGAAAGACCGCGCCGCGGTGGATAAAGACTTCATCCTCAGAATCTTTCGTATTTTGCGGATTATGGTGCCACGGTTTTTCTGCAAAGAG ACCGGGTACCTGTTGCTCATCGCCGCCATGCTGGTCACCAGAACCTACTGCGACGTGTGGATGATCCAGAATGGCACCATGATCGAAAG TGGTATCATAGGCAGAGATATCAATTTATTCAAGAAGCACTTTTATTTCTACATTGCTGCCATACCTGGG ATTGCCCTGGTGAACAACTTCCTGAAGCTGGGTCTGAACAAGCTGAAGCTCAGGTTTCGAGAGAAGCTCACCAAGCACCTGTATGACGAGTACCTAAA GGGCTACACGTATTACAAGATGGGCAACTTGGATAACCGCATAGCCAACGCTGACCAGCTTCTCACACAAGATGTGGAGAAGTTCTGCAACAGTGTGGTGGACCTGTACTCCAACCTCTCCAAG ccCCTCCTGGATATCGGCCTGTACATCTTCAAGCTAACCAGTGCCATCGGTGCGCAG GGCCCAGCCAGCATGATGGCCTACCTGCTGGTCTCAGGCCTGTTCCTGACCAGACTGAGGAGGCCCATTGGGAAGATGACCGTCACCGAGCAGCGCTTTGAGGGGGAGTACCGATACGTCAACTCCCGCCTCATCACCAACAG TGAAGAGATAGCCTTCTACAACGGCAACTTGAGGGAGAAACAGACCATTCACGCGACATTCAACAAACTG GTCGACCACCTGCACAACTTCATCTTCTTCCGTTTCTCCATGGGCTTTGTGGACAGCTTGATCGCCaagt acCTTGCCACAGTGGTGGGCTACCTGGTGGTGAGCCGGCCCTTCCTCAACCCGTCCGACACCCGTCACCTGACCAGCACACACTCAGAGCTCCTGGAG gACTACTACCAGAGCGGCAGGATGCTGCTCAGGATGTCACAGGCTCTTGGGAGGATCGTATTGGCCGGCCGCGAGATGTCCCGCCTCTCAGG GTTCACCTCTCGTATCACAGAGCTGATGAAGGTCCTTAAAGAACTGAATTCTGGGACGTACGAGCGCACCATGGTCAACCAGCCCAACAACG GAGAACTGGAGGCTGAAGAAAAGGTCACCTTGATCCCTGGAGGTGGACAGATCGTCAACATGGACAACATCATCAA GTTTGAGCGCACTCCTTTAGCCACGCCCAATGGAGACGTACTTATCAAAGACCTCAACTTTGAG gtgaGGTCGGGCACCAACGTGCTGGTGTGTGGGCCCAACGGCTGTGGAAAGAGCTCTCTCTTCAGAGTGCTGGGAGAG TTGTGGCCGCTATTCGGGGGTCAGCTGACCAAACCCGAGAGAGGAAAGTTGTTCTACGTTCCCCAG AGGCCGTACATGACCCTGGGGACCCTGAGGGACCAGGTGATCTACCCAGACACCTACGACGACCAGAAGAGAAAGGGCATCTCTGACCTG gtgctgaAAGAGTACCTGGACAACGTGCAGCTGGGCCACATCCTGGACAGGGAGGCGTCCTGGGACACGGTCCAGGACTGGATGGACGTCCTGAgcggaggagagaagcagaggatggCG atggcCAGGCTGTTCTACCACAAGCCCCAGTTTGCCATCCTGGATGAGTGTACCAGTGCTGTCAGCGTGGATGTGGAGGACTACATCTACAGCCATTGTAGAACG GTGGGCATCAGTCTGTTCACCGTGTCACACAGGAAGTCCTTGTGGAAGCATCATGAG tACTACCTCCACATGGACGGAAGAGGGAACTACGAATTTAAACCCATCACCGAGGAAACGGTGGAGTTTGGTTCCTAG
- the abcd3a gene encoding ATP-binding cassette sub-family D member 3a isoform X1, translating into MAAVSKYLTAKNSSIAGGVLLVLYILKQRRRAAKLKGKKGSSEVLLNNEKDSKKDRAAVDKDFILRIFRILRIMVPRFFCKETGYLLLIAAMLVTRTYCDVWMIQNGTMIESAIIGRSTKDFKTCLFSFIKFMPLIALVNNFLKLGLNKLKLRFREKLTKHLYDEYLKGYTYYKMGNLDNRIANADQLLTQDVEKFCNSVVDLYSNLSKPLLDIGLYIFKLTSAIGAQGPASMMAYLLVSGLFLTRLRRPIGKMTVTEQRFEGEYRYVNSRLITNSEEIAFYNGNLREKQTIHATFNKLVDHLHNFIFFRFSMGFVDSLIAKYLATVVGYLVVSRPFLNPSDTRHLTSTHSELLEDYYQSGRMLLRMSQALGRIVLAGREMSRLSGFTSRITELMKVLKELNSGTYERTMVNQPNNGELEAEEKVTLIPGGGQIVNMDNIIKFERTPLATPNGDVLIKDLNFEVRSGTNVLVCGPNGCGKSSLFRVLGELWPLFGGQLTKPERGKLFYVPQRPYMTLGTLRDQVIYPDTYDDQKRKGISDLVLKEYLDNVQLGHILDREASWDTVQDWMDVLSGGEKQRMAMARLFYHKPQFAILDECTSAVSVDVEDYIYSHCRTVGISLFTVSHRKSLWKHHEYYLHMDGRGNYEFKPITEETVEFGS; encoded by the exons ATGGCGGCCGTCAGTAAATACCTGACAGCTAAAAACTCCTCCATAGCTGGCGGTGTCCTTCTAGTTTTATACATATTGAAGCAAAGAAGACGAGCGGCCAAGTTAAAAGG taaAAAGGGAAGCTCCGAAGTATTGTTAAACAATGAA AAAGACAGCAAGAAAGACCGCGCCGCGGTGGATAAAGACTTCATCCTCAGAATCTTTCGTATTTTGCGGATTATGGTGCCACGGTTTTTCTGCAAAGAG ACCGGGTACCTGTTGCTCATCGCCGCCATGCTGGTCACCAGAACCTACTGCGACGTGTGGATGATCCAGAATGGCACCATGATCGAAAG TGCAATAATCGGCCGCTCCACTAAAGATTTCAAGACCTGCTTGTTCAGCTTTATCAAATTCATGCCACTT ATTGCCCTGGTGAACAACTTCCTGAAGCTGGGTCTGAACAAGCTGAAGCTCAGGTTTCGAGAGAAGCTCACCAAGCACCTGTATGACGAGTACCTAAA GGGCTACACGTATTACAAGATGGGCAACTTGGATAACCGCATAGCCAACGCTGACCAGCTTCTCACACAAGATGTGGAGAAGTTCTGCAACAGTGTGGTGGACCTGTACTCCAACCTCTCCAAG ccCCTCCTGGATATCGGCCTGTACATCTTCAAGCTAACCAGTGCCATCGGTGCGCAG GGCCCAGCCAGCATGATGGCCTACCTGCTGGTCTCAGGCCTGTTCCTGACCAGACTGAGGAGGCCCATTGGGAAGATGACCGTCACCGAGCAGCGCTTTGAGGGGGAGTACCGATACGTCAACTCCCGCCTCATCACCAACAG TGAAGAGATAGCCTTCTACAACGGCAACTTGAGGGAGAAACAGACCATTCACGCGACATTCAACAAACTG GTCGACCACCTGCACAACTTCATCTTCTTCCGTTTCTCCATGGGCTTTGTGGACAGCTTGATCGCCaagt acCTTGCCACAGTGGTGGGCTACCTGGTGGTGAGCCGGCCCTTCCTCAACCCGTCCGACACCCGTCACCTGACCAGCACACACTCAGAGCTCCTGGAG gACTACTACCAGAGCGGCAGGATGCTGCTCAGGATGTCACAGGCTCTTGGGAGGATCGTATTGGCCGGCCGCGAGATGTCCCGCCTCTCAGG GTTCACCTCTCGTATCACAGAGCTGATGAAGGTCCTTAAAGAACTGAATTCTGGGACGTACGAGCGCACCATGGTCAACCAGCCCAACAACG GAGAACTGGAGGCTGAAGAAAAGGTCACCTTGATCCCTGGAGGTGGACAGATCGTCAACATGGACAACATCATCAA GTTTGAGCGCACTCCTTTAGCCACGCCCAATGGAGACGTACTTATCAAAGACCTCAACTTTGAG gtgaGGTCGGGCACCAACGTGCTGGTGTGTGGGCCCAACGGCTGTGGAAAGAGCTCTCTCTTCAGAGTGCTGGGAGAG TTGTGGCCGCTATTCGGGGGTCAGCTGACCAAACCCGAGAGAGGAAAGTTGTTCTACGTTCCCCAG AGGCCGTACATGACCCTGGGGACCCTGAGGGACCAGGTGATCTACCCAGACACCTACGACGACCAGAAGAGAAAGGGCATCTCTGACCTG gtgctgaAAGAGTACCTGGACAACGTGCAGCTGGGCCACATCCTGGACAGGGAGGCGTCCTGGGACACGGTCCAGGACTGGATGGACGTCCTGAgcggaggagagaagcagaggatggCG atggcCAGGCTGTTCTACCACAAGCCCCAGTTTGCCATCCTGGATGAGTGTACCAGTGCTGTCAGCGTGGATGTGGAGGACTACATCTACAGCCATTGTAGAACG GTGGGCATCAGTCTGTTCACCGTGTCACACAGGAAGTCCTTGTGGAAGCATCATGAG tACTACCTCCACATGGACGGAAGAGGGAACTACGAATTTAAACCCATCACCGAGGAAACGGTGGAGTTTGGTTCCTAG